One genomic segment of Streptomyces sp. NBC_00239 includes these proteins:
- a CDS encoding esterase/lipase family protein, with protein MGLGLALKVPKVADMSADAVRAAFLELAILAAHLLVYPTGIRPERPAGSGPSAGQLRPPVLLLHGFTDNRSVFVLLRPMLAAHGQRRVEGVNYSPLTTDLRAAAAALALRVEEVCAETGQDRIDLVGHSLGGLIARYYVQRMGGDARVRTLVCLGTPHQGTRIAPLMDAHPLIRQMRPDSEVIRELQLPAPGCRTRFVSFWSDLDQVMVPVETAALDHPDLHAENVPVTGIGHLALPVHPAVTAGIRRALDGPARRAAAATGDASVA; from the coding sequence ATGGGCCTGGGCCTGGCACTGAAAGTCCCCAAGGTCGCCGACATGTCCGCCGACGCCGTCCGGGCCGCGTTCCTGGAGCTGGCGATCCTCGCGGCGCACCTGCTGGTCTACCCCACCGGAATCCGGCCCGAGCGCCCCGCCGGTTCCGGCCCGAGCGCCGGGCAGCTGCGGCCGCCCGTCCTGTTACTCCACGGGTTCACCGACAACCGCTCCGTGTTCGTACTGCTGCGCCCGATGCTGGCGGCGCACGGGCAGCGCCGGGTGGAGGGGGTCAACTACTCCCCGCTCACCACCGACCTGCGGGCCGCCGCCGCCGCGCTCGCCCTGCGGGTCGAAGAGGTATGTGCCGAGACCGGGCAGGACCGCATCGACCTGGTCGGCCACAGCCTCGGCGGCCTGATCGCGCGCTACTACGTCCAGCGCATGGGTGGTGACGCACGGGTACGGACCCTGGTCTGCCTGGGCACACCCCACCAGGGCACCCGCATCGCCCCGCTCATGGACGCGCACCCGCTGATCCGGCAGATGCGCCCGGACTCCGAGGTGATCCGCGAACTCCAGCTCCCCGCGCCCGGCTGCCGGACCCGGTTCGTGAGCTTCTGGAGCGATCTCGACCAGGTGATGGTGCCTGTGGAGACCGCCGCCCTGGACCACCCGGACCTGCACGCCGAGAACGTGCCGGTCACCGGCATCGGCCACCTCGCGCTCCCGGTGCACCCGGCCGTCACCGCCGGCATCCGCCGGGCCCTGGACGGTCCGGCCCGCCGCGCGGCCGCCGCCACGGGCGACGCCTCCGTCGCCTGA
- a CDS encoding M23 family metallopeptidase has translation MNDRPSSGQYPDAGYDGLSTTTFAGAAYYDGSLDAGFGNQQQSQGYGYAYDPYGTYSTQQTYETGTYDATAWNTSSQEAYLAAIPVQTVPEDTTGQWDASAWNGSTAYEPNAFGYDTSGQESGHWAMPGFATGATETGSYDATAWNGSAAEELPRQYTPSYGYEEQPAPAAHDPYGQQPAAYGEYAGTAELPDYTAYAAPEPATGYDEASGYDETPGYDEAAGYEEHAAVEGTAVFEAVVEDSPEETGSDVGAAAAHREPEPAAVAPAPRSARRTAPAAPAAGRGRRRTPAKRSALLTVAVPSVCVMGVAGVAAASVGGLTDSRQTNEQTTTLAAPDPASVKPVAANNKLDTQLAALSADAGDFADRASRTQERIDLRARQEADRKKRAEEAARKEALRPKFSLPVAQHGLSARFGQSGLNWMSLHTGIDFPVGLGTPVMAATDGTVHTRFNVAYGNMAIVTAPDGTETWYCHLGSTKLRSGPVKAGDVIAYSGDSGNSTGPHLHFEVRPGGGSAIDPLSWLRAHGLNPT, from the coding sequence GTGAACGACCGCCCCTCGTCGGGCCAGTACCCGGATGCCGGGTATGACGGCCTTTCCACCACCACTTTCGCCGGTGCCGCGTACTACGACGGGTCCCTCGACGCGGGCTTCGGGAACCAGCAACAGAGCCAGGGCTACGGCTACGCGTACGACCCGTACGGCACGTACTCGACGCAGCAGACGTACGAGACGGGCACGTACGACGCGACGGCCTGGAACACTTCCTCCCAAGAGGCGTACCTCGCTGCCATTCCGGTGCAGACGGTCCCGGAGGACACCACCGGCCAGTGGGACGCGAGCGCCTGGAACGGCAGCACCGCCTACGAGCCGAACGCCTTCGGGTACGACACCTCCGGCCAGGAATCCGGCCATTGGGCCATGCCCGGCTTCGCCACCGGCGCCACGGAGACCGGCAGCTACGACGCGACCGCCTGGAACGGCAGCGCCGCCGAGGAACTCCCCCGCCAGTACACCCCCTCCTACGGGTACGAGGAGCAGCCCGCCCCGGCCGCGCACGACCCGTACGGGCAGCAGCCCGCGGCCTACGGCGAGTACGCCGGAACCGCCGAGCTCCCCGACTACACCGCGTACGCCGCGCCCGAGCCGGCCACCGGCTACGACGAGGCATCCGGCTACGACGAAACGCCCGGGTACGACGAGGCCGCCGGCTACGAGGAGCACGCGGCGGTCGAGGGGACGGCCGTGTTCGAGGCCGTCGTCGAGGACTCACCCGAGGAAACCGGCTCCGACGTCGGCGCCGCTGCCGCGCACCGGGAACCCGAGCCCGCGGCCGTCGCGCCCGCGCCCCGCTCCGCCCGCCGCACCGCGCCCGCCGCGCCTGCCGCCGGCCGCGGCCGCCGCCGCACTCCCGCCAAGCGTTCGGCCCTGCTGACCGTGGCCGTGCCCTCGGTCTGCGTGATGGGCGTCGCGGGTGTCGCCGCCGCCTCGGTCGGCGGTCTCACCGACAGCCGGCAGACCAACGAGCAGACCACCACCCTCGCCGCGCCCGACCCGGCCTCGGTGAAGCCGGTCGCGGCGAACAACAAGCTCGACACCCAGCTCGCCGCGCTCAGCGCCGACGCGGGCGACTTCGCCGACCGCGCCAGCCGCACCCAGGAGCGCATCGACCTGCGCGCCCGCCAGGAAGCGGACCGCAAGAAGCGCGCGGAGGAGGCGGCCCGCAAGGAAGCCCTGCGCCCCAAGTTCTCGCTGCCCGTCGCGCAGCACGGCCTGAGCGCCCGGTTCGGCCAGTCCGGCCTCAACTGGATGTCCCTGCACACCGGCATCGACTTCCCGGTCGGGCTGGGCACGCCCGTCATGGCCGCCACCGACGGCACCGTGCACACCCGGTTCAACGTGGCGTACGGAAACATGGCCATCGTCACCGCCCCCGACGGCACCGAGACCTGGTACTGCCACCTCGGCAGCACCAAGCTCCGGTCCGGCCCGGTCAAGGCCGGCGACGTCATCGCGTACTCGGGCGATTCCGGCAACTCCACCGGTCCGCACCTGCACTTCGAGGTCCGGCCCGGCGGCGGCTCGGCCATCGACCCGCTGTCGTGGCTGCGGGCCCACGGCCTGAACCCCACGTAA
- the pcrA gene encoding DNA helicase PcrA, with protein MSSLFDDSFLADLKPSHEEHPPPPEEYGPDEHADDLFGGKFDVPMTGDAYYRDGAPKPVIDPAALLDGLNEQQRAAVVHAGSPLLIVAGAGSGKTRVLTHRIGHLLGSRNVHPGQILAITFTNKAAGEMKERVENLVGPRANAMWVSTFHSACVRILRRESKRLGFTSSFSIYDAADSKRLMALVCRDLDLDPKKFPPKAFNAKISNLKNELIDEEAFADQAADGFEKTLAQAYAMYQSRLREANALDFDDIIMTTVHLLQAFPDVAEHYRRRFRHVLVDEYQDTNHAQYTLVRELVGPGYDDLPPAELCVVGDADQSIYAFRGATIRNILQFEEDYPNATTILLEQNYRSTQTILSAANAVIERNENRRPKNLWTDAGSGAGITGYVADTEHDEAQFVADEIDRLTDAGDAKAGDVAVFYRTNAQSRVFEEIFIRVGLPYKVVGGVRFYERKEVRDVLAYLRVLANPEDNVPLRRILNVPKRGIGERAEAMIDALALRERITFPQALKRVDDAYGMAARSTNAVKRFNTLMEELRTITESGAGPAVVLEAVLERTGYLAELQASTDPQDETRIENLQELAAVALEFEQEREEGEGTGTLAEFLEKVALVADSDQIPDEDEDGSGVITLMTLHTAKGLEFPVVFLTGMEDGVFPHMRALGQTKELEEERRLAYVGITRARERLYLTRSSMRSAWGTPSYNPPSRFLEEIPEQYLQWKRTGAQKPAGPMRSSAGGAGGSGGRASFGTSPESFLAGGLSSSRSRSGPSGFATRRTADKPVIALVVGDRVTHDQFGLGTVMEVTGAGADAQATIDFGDAKPKRLLLRYAPVQKL; from the coding sequence ATGAGCAGCCTCTTTGACGACAGTTTCCTGGCGGACCTGAAGCCCTCCCACGAGGAGCACCCGCCGCCTCCGGAGGAGTACGGCCCGGACGAGCACGCGGACGATCTGTTCGGCGGCAAGTTCGACGTGCCCATGACCGGGGACGCGTACTACCGCGACGGCGCCCCGAAGCCCGTGATCGACCCGGCGGCCCTCCTCGACGGGCTGAACGAGCAGCAGCGCGCCGCCGTCGTGCACGCCGGATCGCCGCTGCTCATCGTGGCCGGCGCCGGCTCCGGCAAGACCCGGGTGCTGACCCACCGCATCGGCCACCTGCTGGGCTCGCGCAACGTCCACCCGGGCCAGATCCTCGCGATCACCTTCACCAACAAAGCCGCCGGCGAGATGAAGGAGCGCGTCGAGAACCTCGTCGGCCCGCGCGCCAACGCGATGTGGGTGTCCACCTTCCACAGCGCGTGCGTGCGCATCCTGCGCCGCGAGTCGAAGCGGCTGGGTTTCACGTCCTCGTTCTCGATCTATGACGCGGCCGACTCGAAGCGCCTGATGGCGCTCGTCTGCCGGGACCTGGACCTCGACCCCAAGAAGTTCCCGCCGAAGGCCTTCAACGCCAAGATCTCGAACCTGAAGAACGAGCTCATCGACGAAGAGGCGTTCGCGGACCAGGCCGCCGACGGTTTCGAGAAGACGCTGGCCCAGGCGTACGCGATGTACCAGTCGCGGCTGCGCGAGGCCAACGCGCTCGACTTCGACGACATCATCATGACCACGGTCCACCTGCTCCAGGCGTTCCCGGACGTGGCCGAGCACTACCGCCGCCGCTTCCGGCACGTCCTCGTCGACGAGTACCAGGACACCAACCACGCGCAGTACACGCTCGTACGCGAACTGGTCGGTCCGGGCTACGACGACCTGCCGCCCGCCGAGCTGTGCGTGGTGGGTGACGCGGACCAGTCCATCTACGCCTTCCGCGGTGCGACCATCCGCAACATCCTCCAGTTCGAGGAGGACTACCCGAACGCGACGACGATCCTGCTGGAGCAGAACTACCGCTCCACGCAGACCATCCTCTCCGCGGCCAACGCGGTCATCGAGCGCAACGAGAACCGCCGCCCGAAGAACCTGTGGACGGACGCGGGCAGCGGCGCGGGCATCACCGGATACGTCGCCGACACCGAGCACGACGAGGCGCAGTTCGTCGCCGACGAGATCGACCGGCTCACGGACGCGGGCGACGCGAAGGCCGGCGACGTCGCCGTCTTCTACCGGACCAACGCCCAGTCCCGCGTGTTCGAGGAGATCTTCATCCGGGTCGGCCTGCCCTACAAGGTCGTCGGCGGCGTGCGCTTCTACGAGCGCAAGGAGGTGCGGGACGTCCTCGCGTACCTGCGGGTGCTCGCCAACCCCGAGGACAACGTCCCGCTCCGGCGGATCCTGAACGTGCCCAAGCGCGGCATCGGCGAGCGCGCCGAGGCGATGATCGACGCGCTGGCGCTGCGCGAGCGGATCACCTTCCCGCAGGCCCTCAAGCGGGTGGACGACGCGTACGGCATGGCCGCCCGCTCCACCAATGCCGTCAAGCGGTTCAACACGCTGATGGAGGAACTCCGGACGATCACCGAGTCGGGCGCGGGCCCGGCGGTGGTGCTGGAGGCGGTCCTGGAACGCACCGGGTACCTGGCCGAACTGCAGGCCTCCACCGACCCGCAGGACGAGACCCGGATCGAGAACCTCCAGGAACTCGCCGCCGTGGCACTCGAATTCGAGCAGGAACGCGAAGAGGGCGAGGGCACCGGCACGCTCGCCGAGTTCCTCGAGAAGGTGGCCCTGGTCGCGGACTCCGACCAGATCCCCGACGAGGACGAGGACGGCTCCGGCGTCATCACGCTGATGACGCTGCACACCGCCAAGGGCCTCGAATTCCCGGTGGTCTTCCTGACCGGCATGGAGGACGGCGTCTTCCCGCACATGCGGGCGCTCGGCCAGACCAAGGAGCTGGAGGAGGAGCGGCGGCTGGCGTACGTGGGCATCACGCGTGCGCGCGAGCGGCTGTACCTGACCCGGTCCTCGATGCGCAGCGCCTGGGGCACCCCCTCGTACAACCCGCCGTCGCGGTTCCTGGAGGAGATCCCGGAGCAGTACCTCCAGTGGAAGCGGACGGGCGCGCAGAAGCCGGCCGGACCGATGCGCAGCTCGGCGGGCGGCGCGGGCGGTTCGGGTGGCCGGGCTTCGTTCGGGACCTCGCCGGAGTCGTTCCTCGCGGGCGGCCTGTCGTCCTCGCGCTCGCGCTCGGGCCCCTCGGGCTTCGCCACCCGGCGGACCGCGGACAAGCCGGTGATCGCGCTGGTGGTCGGGGACCGGGTGACGCACGACCAGTTCGGGCTGGGCACGGTCATGGAGGTCACCGGGGCGGGCGCGGACGCGCAAGCCACGATCGACTTCGGGGACGCCAAGCCGAAGCGGCTGCTGCTGCGGTACGCGCCGGTCCAGAAGCTCTGA
- a CDS encoding C40 family peptidase codes for MSTHRRPRTGLRMNAQALGVTSAALASVSLLAPQGAVAVPRPRPALEDIRAQVDELYRQAGAATQRYDAVKERAAEQRAALSRLMAQVARNTAKLNEARRMLGSYAAAQYRGGGVGDTATLLLADDPQSYFGQRHLLSRLGGQQQDTLTAFRSRQADTARERRAAAAGVAALDDTQRELGRRKAQVQRKLAEARSLLAGLTAREKERLAELERADRARREGPGPRPGGPAPARPGSARGAAAVAFARAQLGKPYVWGATGPASYDCSGLTQAAWHAAGLELPRTTWEQVEAGPRIATADLVPGDLVFFYDDISHVGLYIGGGRMIHAPRPGAYVREDSIHYQPMYGRVRPAG; via the coding sequence GTGTCCACCCACCGCAGACCGCGCACCGGGTTGCGCATGAACGCCCAGGCCCTCGGTGTCACCTCGGCGGCGCTCGCGTCGGTGAGCCTGCTCGCCCCTCAGGGCGCCGTCGCCGTGCCGCGTCCCCGGCCCGCCCTGGAGGACATACGGGCGCAGGTGGACGAGCTGTACCGGCAGGCGGGGGCGGCCACCCAGCGCTACGACGCGGTGAAGGAACGGGCGGCGGAGCAGCGGGCCGCGCTGTCGCGGCTCATGGCGCAGGTGGCGCGGAACACCGCGAAGCTCAACGAGGCCCGGCGGATGCTCGGCAGCTATGCGGCCGCCCAGTACCGCGGCGGCGGCGTCGGCGACACCGCGACCCTGCTGCTCGCGGACGATCCGCAGTCCTACTTCGGGCAGCGGCACCTGCTGTCCCGGCTCGGCGGGCAGCAGCAGGACACCCTCACCGCGTTCCGCTCCCGGCAGGCGGACACCGCCCGCGAGCGGCGCGCGGCGGCGGCCGGTGTGGCGGCGCTGGACGACACCCAGCGCGAGCTGGGCCGCCGCAAGGCGCAGGTGCAGCGCAAGCTGGCCGAGGCCCGGTCGCTGCTGGCGGGCCTGACCGCGCGGGAGAAGGAGCGGCTGGCCGAGCTGGAGCGGGCCGACCGGGCCCGGCGCGAGGGGCCCGGGCCGCGGCCCGGCGGCCCGGCACCGGCACGGCCCGGTTCGGCGCGCGGCGCGGCGGCGGTGGCCTTCGCACGGGCCCAGCTGGGCAAGCCGTACGTGTGGGGGGCGACGGGCCCGGCTTCGTACGACTGCTCCGGGCTGACGCAGGCGGCGTGGCACGCGGCGGGTCTGGAGCTGCCGCGCACCACGTGGGAGCAGGTCGAGGCCGGCCCGCGGATCGCGACGGCCGACCTGGTCCCGGGCGACCTGGTGTTCTTCTACGACGACATCAGCCATGTCGGGCTGTACATCGGCGGCGGCCGCATGATCCACGCCCCGCGACCCGGCGCGTACGTCCGCGAGGACTCGATCCACTACCAGCCGATGTACGGCCGGGTCCGGCCGGCGGGATAG
- a CDS encoding C40 family peptidase → MKHRKPRQRPLSSGPVRTAATTLALAGAATVTAFDGSSSAEPRLTPAQVKAKVDRLYEEAEAATEQYNGAKEKTGRAQRHLEALRDEAARKTAKLNSARNALGSMAASQYRTGSLGPAVQLAMSDDPQEYLERASRMERAGDRSAAGIAAVGRRLDEVRTLHEKADGVLTELRTQQAALARHKSTVEGKLKAAKQLLARLTAEERARYEAARQGDDGAGDAARTGGGTRPSVTSPPAAAGRPAPRPAAAGTRAAQAVAFAYGAIGSPYVWGATGPRAFDCSGLTQAAWRSAGVSLPRTTYTQINAGRRVSRSQLAPGDLIFFYSGVSHVGLYIGGGKMIHAPRPGSTVRIAPIDEMPWAGAARPA, encoded by the coding sequence ATGAAGCATCGAAAGCCGAGGCAGCGCCCGCTCTCCAGTGGCCCGGTCCGTACCGCCGCCACCACCCTCGCGCTCGCGGGCGCTGCCACCGTCACCGCGTTCGACGGCTCCTCCTCCGCGGAGCCCCGCCTCACCCCGGCCCAGGTCAAGGCCAAGGTGGACCGGCTGTACGAGGAGGCCGAGGCCGCCACCGAGCAGTACAACGGGGCGAAGGAGAAGACCGGCCGGGCCCAGCGGCACCTCGAAGCCCTGCGCGACGAAGCCGCCCGCAAGACCGCGAAGCTCAACAGCGCGCGCAACGCCCTCGGTTCGATGGCCGCCTCCCAGTACCGCACGGGCAGCCTCGGGCCCGCCGTGCAGCTGGCGATGTCCGACGACCCGCAGGAGTACCTGGAGCGCGCCTCTCGCATGGAGCGGGCCGGCGACCGCAGCGCGGCCGGCATCGCCGCCGTGGGCCGGCGCCTCGACGAGGTGCGCACCCTGCACGAGAAGGCCGACGGCGTCCTCACCGAACTCCGCACCCAGCAGGCCGCGCTGGCCCGCCACAAGAGCACCGTCGAGGGCAAGCTCAAGGCGGCGAAGCAGCTCCTGGCCCGGCTGACGGCCGAGGAGCGCGCCCGCTACGAAGCCGCCCGGCAGGGCGACGACGGCGCCGGCGACGCCGCCCGCACGGGCGGCGGTACCCGGCCGTCCGTCACCAGCCCGCCGGCCGCGGCCGGACGCCCCGCACCCCGCCCGGCCGCCGCCGGCACCCGGGCCGCGCAGGCCGTGGCCTTCGCGTACGGCGCGATCGGCAGCCCGTACGTCTGGGGCGCGACGGGGCCGCGGGCCTTCGACTGCTCGGGGCTGACCCAGGCGGCCTGGCGGTCGGCCGGGGTCTCACTGCCGCGGACCACCTACACCCAGATCAACGCGGGCCGCCGGGTCTCGCGCTCCCAGCTCGCCCCCGGCGACCTGATCTTCTTCTACTCCGGGGTCAGCCACGTCGGTCTCTACATCGGCGGCGGCAAGATGATCCACGCGCCGCGCCCCGGCTCGACCGTGCGGATCGCCCCCATCGACGAGATGCCCTGGGCCGGAGCCGCCCGCCCCGCCTGA
- a CDS encoding response regulator transcription factor has product MTEENTTVSADRRVRVVLVDDHRMFRAGVQAEIGETARTGVEVVGEAADVDQAVTVITATRPEVVLLDVHLPGGGGVEVLRRCAPLMAAGEAPVRFLALSVSDAAEDVIGVIRGGARGYVTKTITGADLVRSVFRVQDGDAVFSPRLAGFVLDAFASTDAPPVDEDLDRLTQREREVLRLIARGYAYKEIAKQLFISVKTVESHVSAVLRKLQLSNRHELTRWATARRLV; this is encoded by the coding sequence ATGACCGAGGAGAACACGACCGTGTCAGCAGACCGGCGGGTCCGGGTGGTGCTCGTCGACGACCACCGGATGTTCCGCGCGGGAGTCCAGGCCGAGATCGGGGAGACCGCCCGGACCGGCGTCGAAGTGGTGGGCGAGGCCGCCGACGTGGACCAGGCGGTCACCGTCATCACGGCGACCCGCCCCGAAGTGGTCCTGCTCGACGTGCACCTGCCCGGCGGCGGCGGGGTCGAGGTGCTGCGCCGGTGCGCCCCGCTGATGGCTGCTGGCGAGGCTCCGGTGCGCTTCCTGGCCCTGTCGGTGTCGGACGCGGCCGAGGATGTCATCGGGGTCATCCGCGGCGGCGCCCGCGGCTATGTCACCAAGACGATCACCGGCGCCGACCTGGTCCGCTCGGTCTTCCGGGTGCAGGACGGGGACGCGGTGTTCTCGCCGCGGCTCGCCGGCTTCGTGCTGGACGCCTTCGCGTCCACGGACGCGCCGCCCGTCGACGAGGACCTGGACCGGCTGACCCAGCGCGAGCGCGAGGTGCTCCGGCTGATCGCGCGCGGATACGCGTACAAGGAGATCGCGAAGCAGCTGTTCATCTCGGTGAAGACGGTCGAGTCGCACGTCTCGGCGGTTCTGAGGAAGCTCCAGCTGTCCAACCGGCACGAGCTGACGAGGTGGGCGACGGCGCGTCGGCTGGTGTGA
- a CDS encoding ATP-binding protein, translating to MPVAASHHPRHPLGASPAEPEELPLRKLYRSADGRMLGGVARGLAGHLGLPVVWVRLAFLGMFLFGEGLGVLLYAAFWVFVPLGVGGRAADRSFFETLADGSRRLRKPDKGQVVALIALCVGAGIFVSKVQLGGESGRYVWPLLLVGAGVVLVWRQADNARRAHWTSVSRRHGRLLQVARALAGVALVGVGLTVFMVVRGSAAQLGNVLTAALAVLVGIALLAGPWLIRMTQDLSEERLMRIRAQERAEVAAHVHDSVLHTLTLIQRNAEDVGEVRRLARAQERELRNWLYRPEGTGKDEAEEPTTLAEAVKKTAAEVEDHHGVPIEVVVVGDCPLDEKLAAQMQAAREAMVNAAKYGGEGGPVQVYAEVEGQTVFVSVRDRGPGFDLDAVPGDRMGVRESIIGRMQRNGGTARLRSVPDGGTEVELEMERASTA from the coding sequence ATGCCAGTAGCCGCTTCGCACCACCCCAGACACCCCCTCGGGGCCTCGCCGGCCGAGCCCGAGGAGCTGCCGCTGCGCAAGCTGTACCGCAGTGCGGACGGGCGGATGCTCGGCGGCGTCGCGCGGGGCCTGGCCGGCCACCTCGGGCTGCCCGTCGTGTGGGTCCGGCTCGCGTTCCTCGGGATGTTCCTGTTCGGCGAGGGACTCGGCGTGCTGCTGTATGCGGCCTTCTGGGTTTTCGTGCCGCTCGGCGTGGGCGGCCGCGCCGCGGACCGGTCCTTCTTCGAGACCCTCGCCGACGGCTCGCGCCGCCTGCGCAAGCCGGACAAGGGCCAGGTCGTCGCGCTGATCGCGCTGTGCGTCGGTGCCGGCATCTTCGTCTCCAAGGTCCAGCTCGGCGGAGAATCCGGGCGGTACGTGTGGCCCCTCCTCCTCGTCGGCGCCGGCGTCGTGCTGGTGTGGCGGCAGGCCGACAACGCCCGCCGCGCCCACTGGACCAGCGTCTCGCGGCGCCACGGCAGGCTCCTCCAGGTGGCGCGGGCGCTGGCCGGCGTGGCCCTCGTGGGTGTCGGCCTCACCGTCTTCATGGTGGTGCGCGGCTCGGCGGCCCAGCTCGGCAACGTGCTCACCGCGGCCCTCGCCGTCCTCGTCGGCATAGCCCTCCTCGCCGGTCCCTGGCTGATACGGATGACGCAGGACCTCTCCGAGGAGCGCCTGATGCGCATCCGCGCCCAGGAGCGCGCCGAGGTCGCGGCCCACGTGCACGACTCCGTGCTGCACACCCTCACCCTGATCCAGCGCAACGCCGAGGACGTCGGCGAGGTGCGCCGGCTGGCCCGGGCGCAGGAGCGCGAGCTGCGCAACTGGCTGTACAGGCCCGAGGGCACCGGCAAGGACGAGGCGGAGGAGCCGACCACCCTTGCGGAGGCCGTGAAGAAGACCGCCGCCGAGGTCGAGGACCACCACGGCGTCCCGATCGAGGTGGTCGTCGTCGGCGACTGCCCGCTCGACGAGAAACTGGCCGCACAGATGCAGGCCGCGCGCGAGGCGATGGTCAATGCCGCCAAGTACGGTGGCGAGGGCGGGCCGGTGCAGGTCTACGCCGAGGTGGAGGGGCAGACGGTGTTCGTGTCCGTGCGCGATCGCGGACCGGGCTTCGACCTCGACGCGGTACCCGGCGACCGGATGGGCGTACGAGAATCGATCATCGGCCGGATGCAGCGGAACGGCGGGACCGCGAGGCTGCGTTCCGTGCCCGACGGCGGCACGGAAGTCGAGCTGGAGATGGAAAGGGCGAGTACGGCATGA
- a CDS encoding PspC domain-containing protein has protein sequence MTEAHDSPAAHPAPPAPAPEPAERPPLRRSRRHVLAGVCGGLGRYFDVDPVVFRVVFGVLAVTGGAGLIFYGFAWLLVPLEGEEDNEAKRLLTGRIEGSTLAAVLAALVGCALFLSMLDNGAVTIFSVLVILAVGAAARGARRRRETPEPEAEAAHPRAEAPPETQAPPTPMVMSWWRDPLVKDGTTGPVGMGYLWGPEDAHGATRSPASADSGKQPPDGVGESPDDGSGAVPAAGRRGQGIGGRTFLLALLAAGIGTAATWEGNPLGEALQTGFAAALAVFGLGLAISSVKGRTGFGTLLLSVLTAGLLLGAAVLPREIGTDWRETRWQPASVSALKPQYEAGTGLATLDLSRVDVPEGQTVSVEADMDAGRLKVILPAGVTAKTDIRVRLGDVRLPGEKPDHVRVQKDAAQTPVLAPPAGAKPGGTMELQLRVAVGQVEVARAAS, from the coding sequence ATGACCGAAGCACACGACTCTCCAGCGGCGCACCCCGCGCCACCGGCTCCGGCGCCGGAGCCCGCCGAGCGGCCGCCGCTGCGCCGCAGCAGGCGGCACGTGCTCGCCGGTGTGTGCGGCGGGCTCGGCAGGTATTTCGACGTGGACCCGGTGGTGTTCCGCGTGGTGTTCGGCGTGCTCGCGGTCACGGGGGGCGCCGGCCTGATCTTCTACGGCTTCGCCTGGCTCCTGGTCCCCTTGGAGGGCGAGGAGGACAACGAGGCGAAGCGCCTGCTCACGGGCCGCATAGAAGGCTCGACGCTGGCCGCGGTGCTGGCCGCGCTGGTGGGCTGCGCGCTCTTCCTGTCGATGCTGGACAACGGCGCGGTCACGATCTTCTCGGTGCTGGTGATCCTGGCCGTGGGCGCGGCGGCGCGCGGTGCCCGGCGCCGCCGGGAGACCCCCGAGCCGGAGGCCGAGGCCGCGCACCCGCGTGCCGAGGCGCCGCCCGAGACCCAGGCCCCGCCGACCCCCATGGTGATGTCCTGGTGGCGGGATCCGCTGGTCAAGGACGGCACCACGGGACCCGTGGGCATGGGCTACCTGTGGGGTCCGGAGGACGCTCACGGCGCCACCCGGTCGCCCGCGTCGGCGGACAGCGGCAAGCAGCCGCCGGACGGGGTCGGCGAGTCGCCCGACGACGGCAGCGGCGCGGTGCCCGCGGCGGGGCGCCGGGGCCAGGGCATCGGGGGCCGGACCTTCCTGCTGGCACTGCTGGCGGCGGGCATCGGGACGGCCGCCACCTGGGAGGGGAACCCGCTGGGCGAGGCGCTCCAGACAGGTTTCGCGGCCGCGCTGGCCGTGTTCGGCCTGGGCCTGGCGATCAGCTCGGTCAAGGGCCGCACCGGCTTCGGGACGCTGCTGCTGTCCGTGCTGACGGCCGGGCTGCTGCTGGGGGCCGCGGTGCTGCCCCGCGAGATCGGCACCGACTGGCGGGAGACCCGGTGGCAACCGGCGTCCGTGTCCGCCCTCAAGCCGCAGTACGAGGCGGGGACCGGGCTCGCCACGCTCGACCTGAGCCGCGTCGACGTGCCCGAGGGCCAGACGGTTTCGGTGGAGGCGGACATGGACGCGGGCCGGCTGAAGGTGATCCTGCCGGCGGGCGTGACCGCGAAGACGGACATCAGGGTCCGGCTGGGCGATGTCCGGCTGCCGGGTGAGAAGCCGGACCACGTGCGCGTACAGAAGGACGCGGCGCAGACCCCGGTGCTGGCGCCGCCGGCGGGCGCGAAGCCCGGCGGGACGATGGAGTTGCAGCTGCGGGTGGCTGTGGGACAGGTGGAGGTGGCCCGTGCGGCGTCATGA
- a CDS encoding DoxX family protein: protein MDGLRATAARHALLPLRIFLGVTFVYAGLDKLTDSAFLKASGDGSIGDLMRGVRDSSAVPALVDLALKAPVGFAVLLAIGEILVGLGTLAGLFTRVAATGGALISLSLWLTVSWQTSPYYYGNDLIYLMAWLPLILAGAPSLSLDARLHERLHSLRSRRTA from the coding sequence GTGGACGGCCTGCGGGCGACGGCCGCCCGGCACGCGCTGCTGCCGCTGCGGATCTTCCTCGGCGTCACCTTCGTGTACGCCGGGCTGGACAAGCTCACCGACTCGGCGTTCCTGAAGGCCTCCGGGGACGGCTCCATCGGGGACCTGATGCGCGGGGTCCGCGACAGCTCGGCCGTACCCGCCCTGGTGGACCTCGCCCTCAAGGCCCCGGTCGGCTTCGCCGTGCTGCTGGCCATCGGGGAGATCCTGGTCGGGCTCGGCACCCTCGCCGGGCTGTTCACCCGGGTCGCGGCCACCGGCGGCGCGCTGATCTCGCTGAGCCTGTGGCTCACGGTCAGCTGGCAGACCTCGCCGTACTACTACGGCAACGACCTGATCTACCTGATGGCCTGGCTGCCCCTGATCCTCGCCGGGGCGCCCTCCCTCTCCCTTGACGCACGGCTCCACGAGCGGCTTCACTCCCTCCGGTCGCGCCGCACGGCGTAG